In the genome of Ensifer sp. WSM1721, the window CTTCGGCTGCGCCTTCGCATTCTGTTTCTCCAGCACCGCTTCGGTGATCGAGTTGGGAATGCGCTTCGGTGTCTCGATCAGACCGAGAAGGGGCATAATCACGAGGAAGAAGCCGAAGTAGTAGAGGGTACCGAGCTGCGAGAGCACGACATAGACGCCTTCCGCCGGGCGGGAGCCGAGCCAGCCGAGCATGATGGCATTGGCAACGAAGATCCAGAAGAAGAGCTTGTACCACGGACGGTACACGGCCGAGCGGACCTTCGAGGTGTCGAGCCAGGGCAGGAAGAACAGGATGATGATCGAGCCGAACATCACCAGAACGCCGCCGAGCTTGGAGTCGATCGGACCGATGTTGAAGGTGATGGCGCGCAGCATCGCGTAAAACGGCAGGTAGTACCATTCCGGAACGATGTGGGCGGGCGTCTTTAGCGGGTCGGCCGGGATATAGTTGTCCGGATGGCCGAGGTAGTTCGGCATATAGAAGACGAACCAGGCGTAGACGATAAGGAAGACGGAAACACCGAGCGCATCCTTGAGCGTCGCATAGGGCGTGAAGGCAACGGTGTCGGTTTTCGACTTCACTTCGACGCCCGTCGGATTGGTCTGGCCGGTAACGTGCAGCGCCCAGATGTGCAGCACGACGACGCCGGCGATCATGAAGGGCAGCAGGTAGTGCAGCGAGAAGAAGCGGTTCAGCGTCGGCTGGTCGACGGCGAAGCCGCCGAGCAGGAACTGCTGGATCCACTCGCCAACCAACGGGAAGGCCGAGAAGAAGCCGGTGATAACGGTCGCGCCCCAGAAGGACATCTGGCCCCAAGGCAGAACGTAGCCCATGAAGCCCGTCGCCATCATCAAGAGGTAGATGACGACGCCGAGGATCCAGAGGATTTCACGCGGCGCCTTGTAGGAACCGTAGTAGAGGCCGCGGGCGATGTGCAGGTAGACCGCGATGAAGAAGAAGGACGCGCCGTTGGCGTGCAGGTAGCGCAGAAGCCAGCCGTGGTTCACGTCACGCATGATCTTTTCGACCGAATTGAACGCAATGGTCGCTTCTGCCGCGTAGTGCATCGCCAGCACGATACCGGTCAGGATCTGCACGATCAGCATCACCGACAGCATGGCGCCGAAAGTGTAGGCGTAGTTCAGGTTGCGCGGCACCGGATAGGAGACGAACGAGTCGTGGATCAGGCGCGGCAGCGGAAGACGGGAATCAACCCACTTCTCGATGCCCGTCGTCGGCGTGTAGGTTGAATGATCAGCACTCATTATCAGTAGTCCCCTCAACCGATCTTGATAACTGTGTCGGAAACGAACGTGAAGGTCGGCACGGGGAGGTTCTCCGGCGCCGGGCCCTTGCGGATGCGGCCGGCCGTATCGTAGTGCGAGCCGTGGCAGGGACAGAACCAGCCACCAAAATCACCGGCCTGGCCGAGCGGCACGCAGCCGAGATGGGTGCAGGAGCCGATCATCACGATCCAGTTTTCCTTGCCTTCGCCGGCGGAGCGATCGAGGTCGGTCGCCTGCGCATCCGCCTCCAGATTGGCATTGCGCGCGACCGGGTCCTTCAGTTCCTCGAGCGGCACGGCTTTCGCATCCTCGACTTCCTTGTCGGTGCGGTTGCGGATGAAGACCGGCTTGCCGCGCCACTTCGCCGTCAGCGACATGCCGGGCTGCAGGCTCGAAACGTCGACCTCGATCGAAGCGAGCGCGAGCGTCGAAGCATCCGGGCGCATCTGGTCGATGAACGGCCAAGCCGCTGCACCGGCGCCGACGACGCCGGCCATGCCAGTGGCCAGGTACAAAAAGTCGCGGCGAGTGGGCTCGCCCAGGGTCTCGCTTGAAGTCTCGTGTTCGCTCACGGCCAAAACATCCTCTCACGCAATAGTGCGGAAACCGCATCCGCCCCCGGCGCGTCTCCTGCCCGTCCCGGGCCAAGGAAGCACGCCCTAGTCAACGCTGGCACCCTACCCAACCTGTCGAGCAAGCTTCGGATCGGATGTCAGAATCCGGAGAATTCTGCACGCAGATTCCCCATCAATCCGGCGCGTTCTATGCTTGATCGCAAATTATGTCCAGCCTTGACAAGGGGTGGCGGGCAGATTGTCGCGGGGGAAAAGCGCGGCCAATTGGCACAAGGGGTTGGGGCGATCGCGGGGCCCGTCCGGAGGGCTGCCCGGGCGCTCTATTCCGCTGCCTCTTCCCGCGCGATGAAGCCGCCCGACTGACGGGACCAAAGGTCGGCGTAAAGGCCGCCACGCGCGATCAGTTCGGCATGGGTGCCATCCTCAACGATGCGCCCCCTATCCATGACCACAAGCCGGTCGAGCGCGGCGATGGTCGAGAGCCGGTGGGCGATGGCAAGCACGGTCTTTCCCTGCATCAGGCGTTCGAGGTTCGACTGGATCGCTGCCTCGACCTCCGAGTCGAGCGCCGAGGTCGCTTCGTCGAGAACGAGGATCGGTGCGTCCTTGAGCATGACGCGGGCTATGGCGATCCTCTGGCGCTGGCCGCCGGAGAGCTTGACGCCACGTTCGCCGACATGGGCATCGAAGCCCCTGCGGCCGCGCTGGTCCTGCAGGTCGACGATGAAGTCATAGGCTTCCGCCCGACGCGCCGCTTCGATCAATTGCTCTTCGCTCGCGCCCGGCCGACCAAAGAGAATGTTGTCGCGGATCGATCGGTGCAGAAGCGACGTATCCTGGCTCACCATGCCTATGTGCGCCCTCAGCGATTCCTGCCGGACCGCCGCGATATCCTGTCCGTCGATCAGGATGCGCCCGCCTTCGAGATCATAGAAGCGCAGCAGCAGATTGACGAGGGTCGACTTGCCGGCGCCCGAGCGGCCGACGATGCCCACTTTTTCGCCGGGGCGGATCGTCAGCGAAAAATCGTCGATGACCCCGCCGCCCTTGCCGTAATGAAACGTCACATGCTCGAAACGAATCTCCGGCCGGCTAACTTTGAGATCGGGCGCGCCCCGCTGGTCGACGAGCCCGATCGGCTGTGACACGAGTTCGGCCGAATTCTGGATCGTGCCGATATTGCGCATGATCGCGTTGAACTGTGTCATCATGCGGCCGAGCAGCATGTTGAGACGCAGCACCAGCGCCAATGTGAAGGCCACTGCGCCGGAACTGACGGCACCCGCCAGCCACAGATGAACCGAATAGATGGCGATCGCCGTGATCATCAGGCCGGAGAGCAGCGCCAGCGACGCGCGCACGGCCGTCAGCAGACGCGTGAAGGGGATGACCGCCCCTTGGAACCGGTCGAAGCCGGCGCGGATATAGCGGTCGTTCTCCTCGTCGCTGCCGAAGAGCTTAAGCGTCTGGATGTTCGCATAGGCATCGACCATGCGCCCGTTGAGCATCGATGCCATCTCCGCCGTTTCGCGGGCGTGCTTGCGCACGCGCGGAACGAAATACCGGGCAAGCGAAAGGAAGACCACGATCCAGAACGCCACCATCGCCGCCAGCCGCCCATCGAGCTGCGCGATCAG includes:
- a CDS encoding ABC transporter ATP-binding protein; protein product: MSAAAETDCRLFRTAYIGTMLSAIVRIFENWVKPFAPRERLQPPRSLWGFAWFYASQAKGPFFAMAVLGGLVAMLEAGLFYFVGRLVDILDAVQPQDGWSGLISANGPELLFMLLTVLVFRFVAVAIAALVEEQSIITGFLNLVRWQSYVHVARQSLTFFQNDFSGRIVTKVWTGAQATSDLIVSLLQVVWFIVIYTASTMALIAQLDGRLAAMVAFWIVVFLSLARYFVPRVRKHARETAEMASMLNGRMVDAYANIQTLKLFGSDEENDRYIRAGFDRFQGAVIPFTRLLTAVRASLALLSGLMITAIAIYSVHLWLAGAVSSGAVAFTLALVLRLNMLLGRMMTQFNAIMRNIGTIQNSAELVSQPIGLVDQRGAPDLKVSRPEIRFEHVTFHYGKGGGVIDDFSLTIRPGEKVGIVGRSGAGKSTLVNLLLRFYDLEGGRILIDGQDIAAVRQESLRAHIGMVSQDTSLLHRSIRDNILFGRPGASEEQLIEAARRAEAYDFIVDLQDQRGRRGFDAHVGERGVKLSGGQRQRIAIARVMLKDAPILVLDEATSALDSEVEAAIQSNLERLMQGKTVLAIAHRLSTIAALDRLVVMDRGRIVEDGTHAELIARGGLYADLWSRQSGGFIAREEAAE
- a CDS encoding cytochrome b N-terminal domain-containing protein, encoding MSADHSTYTPTTGIEKWVDSRLPLPRLIHDSFVSYPVPRNLNYAYTFGAMLSVMLIVQILTGIVLAMHYAAEATIAFNSVEKIMRDVNHGWLLRYLHANGASFFFIAVYLHIARGLYYGSYKAPREILWILGVVIYLLMMATGFMGYVLPWGQMSFWGATVITGFFSAFPLVGEWIQQFLLGGFAVDQPTLNRFFSLHYLLPFMIAGVVVLHIWALHVTGQTNPTGVEVKSKTDTVAFTPYATLKDALGVSVFLIVYAWFVFYMPNYLGHPDNYIPADPLKTPAHIVPEWYYLPFYAMLRAITFNIGPIDSKLGGVLVMFGSIIILFFLPWLDTSKVRSAVYRPWYKLFFWIFVANAIMLGWLGSRPAEGVYVVLSQLGTLYYFGFFLVIMPLLGLIETPKRIPNSITEAVLEKQNAKAQPKTAHA
- the petA gene encoding ubiquinol-cytochrome c reductase iron-sulfur subunit — translated: MSEHETSSETLGEPTRRDFLYLATGMAGVVGAGAAAWPFIDQMRPDASTLALASIEVDVSSLQPGMSLTAKWRGKPVFIRNRTDKEVEDAKAVPLEELKDPVARNANLEADAQATDLDRSAGEGKENWIVMIGSCTHLGCVPLGQAGDFGGWFCPCHGSHYDTAGRIRKGPAPENLPVPTFTFVSDTVIKIG